The proteins below are encoded in one region of Rhinolophus sinicus isolate RSC01 linkage group LG07, ASM3656204v1, whole genome shotgun sequence:
- the SPOCK2 gene encoding testican-2, with the protein MRAPGCGRLALPLLLLAAAALAEGDAKGLKEGETPGNFMEDEQWLSSISQYSGKIKHWNRFRDEVEDDYIKSWEDNQQGEEALDTTKDPCQKVKCSRHKVCIAQGYQRAMCISRKKLEHRIKQPALKLHGNKDTVCKPCHMAQLASVCGSDGHTYSSVCKLEQQACLSSKQLMVRCQGPCPCPTEQATTSTTDGKPETCTGQDLADLGDRLRDWFQLLHENSKQNSSTSSGARPASGLDKSLGASCKDSIGWMFSKLDTSADLFLDQTELAAINLDKYEVCIRPFFNSCDTYKDGRVSTAEWCFCFWREKPPCLMELERIQIQEAAKKKPGVFIPSCDEDGYYRKMQCDQGSGDCWCVDQLGLELTGTRMHGSPDCDDIVGFSGDFGSGVGWEDEEEKETEEAGEEAEEEEGEAGEADDGGYIW; encoded by the exons ATGCGTGCTCCGGGCTGCGGGCGGCTGGCGCTGCCGCTACTGCTCCTGGCCGCGGCCGCCCTGGCCGAAGGCGACGCCAAAGGGCTCAAGGAGGGCGAGACCCCCGGTAATTTCATGGAGGACGAGCAATGGCTGTCGTCCATCTCTCAGTACAGCGGCAAGATCAAGCACTGGAACCGCTTTCGAGAC GAGGTGGAG GATGACTACATCAAGAGTTGGGAGGATAATCAGCAAGGAGAAGAAG CCCTGGACACCACCAAGGACCCCTGCCAGAAGGTGAAGTGCAGCCGTCACAAGGTGTGCATCGCCCAGGGCTACCAGCGGGCCATGTGCATCAGCCGCAAGAAGCTGGAGCACAG GATCAAGCAGCCTGCCCTGAAACTCCACGGAAACAAAGACACCGTCTGCAAGCCCTGTCACATGGCCCAGCTTGCCTCTGTCTGTGGCTCTGATGGTCACACTTACAGCTCAGTG TGTAAGTTGGAGCAGCAGGCGTGCCTGAGCAGCAAGCAGCTGATGGTGAGATGCCAGGGGCCCTGCCCATGCCCCACGGAGCAggccaccacctccaccaccgaTGGCAAGCCAG AGACCTGCACGGGTCAGGACCTGGCCGACCTGGGAGATCGCCTGCGGGACTGGTTCCAGCTCCTCCATGAGAACTCCAAGCAGAACAGCTCAACCAGCAGCGGAGCCAGGCCGGCCAGTG GTCTGGACAAGAGCCTGGGGGCCAGCTGCAAGGACTCTATCGGCTGGATGTTCTCCAAGCTGGACACCAGTGCCGACCTCTTCCTGGACCAGACAGAGCTGGCTGCCATCAACCTGGACAAATACGAGGTCTGCATCCGCCCTTTCTTCAACTCCTGCGACACCTACAAGGACGGCCGTGTCTCCACTGCTGAGTGGTGCTTCTGCTTCTGGAGGGAGA AACCCCCCTGCCTCATGGAGCTGGAACGCATCCAGATCCAGGAGGCTGCCAAGAAGAAGCCAG GAGTCTTCATCCCGAGCTGTGACGAGGATGGCTACTACCGGAAGATGCAGTGTGACCAGGGCAGTGGCGACTGCTGGTGTGTGGAccagctgggcctggagctgaccGGCACCCGCATGCACGGGAGCCCCGACTGCG ATGACATCGTGGGCTTCTCAGGGGACTTTGGCAGCGGCGTCGGCTgggaggacgaggaggagaaGGAGACGGAGGAAGCGggtgaggaggctgaggaggaggagggcgagGCAGGCGAGGCGGACGACGGCGGCTACATCTGGTAG